From the Juglans microcarpa x Juglans regia isolate MS1-56 chromosome 3D, Jm3101_v1.0, whole genome shotgun sequence genome, the window GAAGATACAGAAAGAGCCAGAGTCTGACGACGACTGCGACGATGACGACCACGAAGGTGGAGTCTTCGAGGGTCCGTGCCGCAAAGTGAGGCTGTACTTCTTCTTCGTTTTTCTCTTCCTGCTGCTTTTCACGATCTTCTCATTGATTCTGTGGGGTGCGAGCAAGAGTTACGAGCCTAAAGTATTCGTTAAGGTAGAGTCCCTTtgttttcattcatttccttcTCTCCCCGGTATTGATCATCCTTTCTGAGTTCAATGGTACAATAGGCTCGACTCAGTTTTTCGGTTCATGGTTGCGTTTACCCCTGAAATCGGGGGATCATATGCCGTTTCGTTGTACAAATTATTCCTTGAATCCCGCAAACATTTAGCTTTTTGCTTGTTTGTTTGCTGCATTGTTGccttttaaatattacttaGAGATAAAGCAGATAAAAAGAAGCGTGTCTTTTGGTTTTTGTCTTTGGGCAGAACCTAGTGTTCGAGAACTTCAACATACAGGCGGGGAATGATCACTCAGGGGTTCCAACAGATATGCTGTCGTTGAATTCGACGGTCAAACTCTTGTACAGAAACCCAGCCACGTTCTTCGGCGTCCATGTCACGGCCACCCCTTTCGAACTTCACTATTACCGGCTCCAACTTGCCTCGGGAGAGGTCTGTACAATTTGCATGCTTAATTGCGCTTTTAACCGTGCTAGATTAGGTTTACAAGCTCGGAAAGTCTTTTTTACCCCTTTTTAACATTTCATTCTTATTGTATACATGGGTAGTATGGTCATTTAGAAGGTCTTCTTGGAGTGGGGTCAGACTGTTCTTGGTTTTGTCATGTTGGGAGGTGGGACGCAGCAGAGGAAATTGTATTTGATTGGTACTTTCTTTATTATATTGCCTGGAAAAGCCTGTTGTAAGGCTGCACACGAAACAGAGCCCCAGCCCAGCTGTTTATCAAAAGAACACCAGGGTTAGGGTCCATTATGTTGTATTTACTTGGCTTGTCCTTTAGGGTCTCGTGTTCTTGCCCCCTTGGAAACTTCCTGCGTTTGTCCGCATGGAAAATCAATGGTCTTTAATCCATGATGGGAACTGATGTAGACTAGAACGGTTGGAAGTTGAGTCCTACTTCAGcgaataaaaagtaaaatccaGATGAAGAAAGCATCTTGCCAGGCAACTTTAGGAGAGGAAGGGTTTAGAAGTTTAAACGAGGGGTCATAATCGTGCTAAAAGATATTTATGAACAAGTATcgattcaactcatctctatcGGCAGTCCTTATTCCCTGATAATTATTAGGGGTCATGTCTTCATTACCCTCTCTAATAGCATAGTGTTTCCATAAGGATATACTGGACATGCTGTTGGTTCGCTCTATTCCCTATTGATaatgttttcatctttttttatttttttatttttgggtgacGGATCGATGAAATAGATGAAAAAGTTCTATCAGCCAAGGAAGAGTCAGCGAGCCGCGGTGACAGTGGTTCTAGGGCATCAAGTGCCACTCTATGGTGGGATTTCGGCAATCCCAAGCGTGAGAGACCACCATGAGAAAGTAGCCATTCCTATGAACTTGACATTTGTGATGAGGTCGAGGGCCTACATTCTGGGTAGACTAGTAAAGTCTAAGTTTTATACAAGAGTCCGATGCTCTGTAACTCTTAGAGGCAGTAAACTGGGCAAACCCCATAATTTGACACATTCATGTGTCTATCATTGAATGGCCTACACCGTCTTGTCTTAGCAATTTATATGAATTGTCTCAGTGAGTAATTACTTCTCAATTTTCAGCCTGTAGATGATTTTTGTCATTCTTATTCGTAAAAATTTGATGTACTAAGTATATTTCAATCTAGGCCTCAGTTTTTTGGATGTTTTTGACTTAAAAAATGGATGATGGGACTCAAGAGCAGATTTTCACTTTGTTTTCCAATGTAAATCTCATTAGTTCTATGTAAGATACATTATCTAAAGTAGGAGCTGCTGGCCACTGATTCTGTGGGAGGCATTTCCCATGAAgtgtctatcattttttattgttgaatcTAGAATCCCTCAGGAAGGTTGGTTTTTGTATGTGATAGTTGGACATCTGGATTCATATTGTTACTGTTATGTAAAATGCATATCACAGTTAGAAATTTGCACCAATTGCAAAGAATCTCGGTTCAGTCATACAATTGGCATAGCTGGAATTTTAGAGGtggttatttttgttgttgataatTGTCATGACTCATGAcatatttaattgaaaaataggATATCTTTAGGCTTCATTGACGTCTGCAGAACATCGGCTCACTGTGCTAAGGCCTGTATATGCTGATGTCATATATGTTCCTTATTCCTTTGAGGAAGATTGTAGAAGCTTAGAAATACCTACTTAGGAGAGAGGAAACAACTCTTACAAGTCTTTTAGTTTGTTGCTAATGTGATGAACATACTTACTATTCAGTAAAACATCGACACATATTTAAATGCTTGTGCTGTAAATCTTGCGCGGGGTTTAGTGATATTGTTTGCAGCTTCTTAGAATCcagttttataattttctattgTAATCAAcagcacatatatatatatatgtatgtatgtatgtatgtaggtatgtacgtacgtatatatatatctgttccTTCTGTTGTTTTTGTATCTGTGAACACAGAAGGACCCTGTGATTTGATAGCAGTCAACTCAGGCATTAGACTTCAAAGAAGTAGCTTCCCTGACGAGAAGCAGAAACTAAACAAGAGTTCCCGTTCCCATCTCAAATTTTCAGTTGAAGGCTAACCAGATGAAAATTTTAGCCCGCAAAAGAGAGCCTTCATGAGCCATTAAGCAAAACACAACGTCTACAGAGTGcggaaaaagaaaactacatcTAAAAAACCAGAAATCACCAAATCAAGACTCATGCATACATATTTGAAGCAAGCTGCACGGGAAATGCGCTCGAGAAAATTCCTTTCTAGGTTCCATTTTAGTCCTCCTTCTCTTCATTCCTCTGGCACCCAGGCAGCTTCTCCTTAATTTTCTCCAAGATTCCTTTCTTCTCCTTTGGTTCACCTTCAGGGGAATGCTGCTTATTTGCTTCACACCCTTCGGAAGCACCTTCTCCCGGCTTCTTGTGCTGTCCTGGaagtttttctttgattttctctataaacccttttttttcctctgggCGTGTTGCTTGTTCATGTGCTTTTTCATCATTGTCAGCTGGAATGAATGTTTCGTTGTGCTTGgtatcttcctcttctttttggcctgatattttttccttcaacccattcatcttgttctttttcttctctcctccaTCGTCTTCATCGCTAGACTGCACATTTCCGAAGCAAGCCGGATATTCTTAGTTAATAATGATGACAAAATCGACTTGTGCTTATAGAGCAATCTACGGTCGGTTACTTTCTCCTAGTTACGCTATCCTATCGACGGGCTGgcttaataatcaaattatatagCTTACCGAGCCGGACTTGCTTTCAGACTGGCGGAGCTCTTCCAAGAGATTGggcttctcttcctcttccattgGTTCGGCATCTGTCACGGCCACATCCTCTTGAGGTTTcttgtcttctttcttttctaaaaacATCCCAGTACGATACACTGATTCTCCGGCCGTCTTTGGGGCTGCCTCATCTTCCTGGGCTTTAGAATGCTGATCTGCCATGGTTATAACGTTAGCAATTAaaatggacaataaatgataatgataattaCTAACACTGCTGGGGTTTTACAGTAGGAAGGTGCTATTTATAGGAGAAGCCAAGGTTAGTCCAACTCAAGTTGAGAGAACATAGCTGATGAGGCATTCTATTTTACTGCGCTGGttcaataaaagaaagaaaaatatgctCAAAAGTGCTTGTTAACGCGCTCTAACAATGCATGATTTAGAATCAATGCGAATAATTCGAGACGGACATGACCTTTCCTTTTAAATGTGTGCTGCACGAAAGTTGAAAATGTGTGATGCAGCATTCAAGGCATTGCTTGCAACTGGGTACGGTTTGCATTGAACAGGGCATGCATGGCTCTCCTGTTGGCCATGGGGAAGACAAAAGACAAAGCGAACGGGGGGTCGGTGTAGTCGGTCCACTCTTTCCAAGAGGTTCCCCTCCTCATGGTTGCCAATGGGGGAGGTTCCAAGGTAAGGAACTTGTAAACGTTAAAATGATTTCACTCTGTTTTGTGACTTTTGAGTAACTCAACATTGAGTTACAAAACACGCACGATATATTAGATTTAGACAAATCTTGATTCCTTCGAACTTAgtagtgattatatataaagaacttCGAAGGCTCAAGAAACATTTCAGAGCCGTATCAATCAGTAATTTCATGGTAAGAAACCAACAAGCACGTGGATTTACTGTTAGGCCTTTAAAAATCTATGCTACGCTCCTAATTAAACTCGAAGCATctccattttcatttaaattctgCTCACGTTCTCTGTAATCTGATAGTATGCTTGCATAGTTAGAACTTGGTTATGTTCCGTGTTCTATGGTTCAGCCTATTTCAGCTTCTTATGTTTGCTCTACAATGCATCTTTTTTCGCCAAATAAATGCATGATCTAGAAGCTTGATGCTAAGATGACATGGTCCATCTGATTCCCATAtcataaaacagaaaaagatTCATTGAAAGCAATTCTTCTTGTTGGCATAAAATTTGTCAATCATATAATTAATCCAGAACCCTAACAACTATATACTTTTACATGATTTGACATCCTGTTGCTTTATTCAGGATGGTCCAGGCCTTCCCAAGTTCCCATGCATGGTCAACTCACAGATGAAGCAAATGCCGCACTTCCTAGCAATTTTCTTAGCCGTATCACATGGGCTCATAAACATTATTATCGACGGAGATCCTTAGTTTGTAATATCCACAATAAACAGCACCTTCCTAAacagagtatcatttgcccatCAGATCCATCTGTGACACATGATTTCTCTGTTTCGAAGGCATCTAAAGTCCATACAGCAGCAAATGACACACAACACTTCTGTCACAATGCTATTTCTCTGTCAATATGATTGGCGCAATCCCCGTATCATCCATACCTCATTAATATCATACTGCTATAATCTGATATGAGTTCCCCCAGCATTTTTATCTTTTGccttgagagaagaaaaaaaaggaaaaagagaataTGTAAATTACATTCTTTAAATTACATTCAAGATGATCTCTTTTTGTCAAGGCTTGAGGAAATTGGCATTTAAGCCTTTGTCAGCTAAAGTCCAGGCGGCTGCAACAGCTAAAAGAACACTAAAAACAACGCCGAAGCAACCGAGCCCCAAGTTTAGACACCACACGAAACCATTCGGGCGCGGTTTCTTAATGGAAAGCCACATGAAACAGGGATAAGCAAGCGTCAAAGGCAACGTGATACCTCCAATCAGAGGAACTAAGCTTCCCAAGAATGGAAAAGCCACTGCTGCAAAGAAAACCAGCCCTCCAAAGAACAGCCGGATCTCTATGCGAACCCACCTTGGGCAGCGCTGCTTCTTCTTGGATGTGTACCTGGCTTCCAAGTTGTCAAAAGCTGGCATGGCGTAGACTTGGAATGTACATAAGCAGTTCGCCAAAAATAGTATGTAGATTATGCCCATCGTGTACTTCGAGGTGTTGGGTCCGTGGACTTGCGAAAAGGCAGTCAGCAATCCTCCATTATAAGGAACCTGGAATAATTCAGAGTAAACATGCACATTCTCATCAAGTAGGAATACTATTGTTTCTCCCCAACTTGTGGCGAGAACAGAAGGCATGGCTTGTCCATGTCCTACAACGGGGACAAGAGTAGACAAATCTCATGATTCACTAAattaaaagagaagaaattttCTTGCCTTGTTTCCATAAGCCCAAAATCCAGCGATTGCAAGGGGAAGTTGGCACACGGCGATTATTAGATAAGATACTGCCACTCCTTTGCACATTGGCTTATGTGATGAGTGTTTTGGACTCGAAGGCAATGTTCCCTGCAACAGTACATACAAGTTTAATACAACATGGAAATTTGAGGTATTCTTGCCAAGCTCTAAGATTAGATTATGACCGACCTcaagtttaataaaaaaggtAGGGAATGCTCTACCTGTATCTCAAGAACAAGATTATGACCTCTGAAAGCAAGAGCAATGATCCCAAGAGCATTGAGAATACTGCTTATTTTGCTCATGTCAGAGTTGGCAATCTCTGGGGGACTGTAGGAGACGCCACTGGGCTTTCCCTCGTAGATGGAGAGAACCCAAATCGTAGTAGAATAGAGGACGGCAGTGATGGCCCCGATCAGAGATAGGCCGGTCAGAGAGTTGAGGTTTGGAAACTGGGCTATAAGAATTGCCATGCACGTAAACACCAAGAACCACTCTGCACCGCTCAATGACTTGGCAAGACACGTGGCCTCACCATCACACATGGTTTTGAACAAGAGCTTCAGGGTCCCACCACCAGTTATGATCAGCACGGCACAAGTGCCCCCAGATAAATACATCGTCGGGAATAGGGCGAGCAATTTCCCTAGCTTTGCacctaaatatatatacatacgccCATATGTCTTCTTAGTCAAGACGTGTACAATAGGGCTGGATAAAATTCTTCAGGTAAATACATTCGGTTTTCTTGAAAAACTCTTGTATAAAAAACCAATCGAAATAAATTTTTAGCATCTTTTGCCTTATTAATAGATTCTAAcatacttttcatcaaaatctattaattaattaaagcttttgtCTTTAGAAAATGTCCAATCTTGTATTAAAATTAGTACTGATGGTTAAGGCACATACTTCGTATCGGCTTGTAAATAGAATTGAGATTTATTATTcataagttattatttattcttacactctatatttataactattttatatagtatatgagtattttttttatagaatatagaGGTGTTTTTCATAGAACATAAAGTGtgagatagtaaatagtaactaatgAGAATAATTTCTCAATTGAATAACATCTTGccaaattttgaaaacttgaaaaGATTGTTAAAATTGCAAGCTTTTATAGatcttaaagaaaagaaaatattatataaaactcGCGGTGTATATACTAACCGAATGCAGCAATAGCAAGTTGGAGGTATCTGCTGTAGCGGACTGATCCAGGGAGTGGTTGGTGGAGGCGGACGAGGAGACATATGGTGTAGAGCTGCCACACGTATGCTAGTAACCAACATGTGACGCCCCATGCCCTGCAGCCGATCAAAATAGAAAACATGAAGATATTAGAGAATTATCTTCGAGATAAAGGCAAAATTGGGACGGAGACTCTTGAAGCGCGCAATTTATGGCCATCATCTTCTTAGCAAGAGTAGTGGACCCCACACAAATACGCACGTACGTAACCGttatgtaatcgttttgaaaaaaataaataaaatataagatctacataaaaaaaattaattttttaataatagatctcactttttttcaaagcgattacgcgacgtttatgCACTTTATggttatatgtagaattactatgtctgatatatatagagaaatactttagtcataaaattttttgtataaaactaaACTCACAAACTGGTGTGATTTGATGCAGTAcgtcata encodes:
- the LOC121256576 gene encoding phosphoprotein ECPP44-like — protein: MADQHSKAQEDEAAPKTAGESVYRTGMFLEKKEDKKPQEDVAVTDAEPMEEEEKPNLLEELRQSESKSGSSSDEDDGGEKKKNKMNGLKEKISGQKEEEDTKHNETFIPADNDEKAHEQATRPEEKKGFIEKIKEKLPGQHKKPGEGASEGCEANKQHSPEGEPKEKKGILEKIKEKLPGCQRNEEKED
- the LOC121253881 gene encoding lysine histidine transporter-like 8 isoform X1 yields the protein MGELVLEANYNYGPADILPIHPSNGTKSLGDHLVLQVNTSNINITDGLVSREISRTGSKDWQGYEQNEQEAWLPITESRNGNTFSVTFHLLCSGFGMQALLLPVAFGTLGWAWGVTCWLLAYVWQLYTICLLVRLHQPLPGSVRYSRYLQLAIAAFGAKLGKLLALFPTMYLSGGTCAVLIITGGGTLKLLFKTMCDGEATCLAKSLSGAEWFLVFTCMAILIAQFPNLNSLTGLSLIGAITAVLYSTTIWVLSIYEGKPSGVSYSPPEIANSDMSKISSILNALGIIALAFRGHNLVLEIQGTLPSSPKHSSHKPMCKGVAVSYLIIAVCQLPLAIAGFWAYGNKVPYNGGLLTAFSQVHGPNTSKYTMGIIYILFLANCLCTFQVYAMPAFDNLEARYTSKKKQRCPRWVRIEIRLFFGGLVFFAAVAFPFLGSLVPLIGGITLPLTLAYPCFMWLSIKKPRPNGFVWCLNLGLGCFGVVFSVLLAVAAAWTLADKGLNANFLKP
- the LOC121253881 gene encoding lysine histidine transporter-like 8 isoform X2 yields the protein MGELVLEANYNYGPADILPIHPSNGTKSLGDHLVLQNEQEAWLPITESRNGNTFSVTFHLLCSGFGMQALLLPVAFGTLGWAWGVTCWLLAYVWQLYTICLLVRLHQPLPGSVRYSRYLQLAIAAFGAKLGKLLALFPTMYLSGGTCAVLIITGGGTLKLLFKTMCDGEATCLAKSLSGAEWFLVFTCMAILIAQFPNLNSLTGLSLIGAITAVLYSTTIWVLSIYEGKPSGVSYSPPEIANSDMSKISSILNALGIIALAFRGHNLVLEIQGTLPSSPKHSSHKPMCKGVAVSYLIIAVCQLPLAIAGFWAYGNKVPYNGGLLTAFSQVHGPNTSKYTMGIIYILFLANCLCTFQVYAMPAFDNLEARYTSKKKQRCPRWVRIEIRLFFGGLVFFAAVAFPFLGSLVPLIGGITLPLTLAYPCFMWLSIKKPRPNGFVWCLNLGLGCFGVVFSVLLAVAAAWTLADKGLNANFLKP
- the LOC121256575 gene encoding uncharacterized protein LOC121256575, which codes for MAMAMHAKSDSEVTSMDQGLSPPRSPRRPVYFVQSPSNHDVEKMSYGSSPMGSPHHYYHCSPIHHSRESSTSRFSASLKNPRNPSAWKKIQKEPESDDDCDDDDHEGGVFEGPCRKVRLYFFFVFLFLLLFTIFSLILWGASKSYEPKVFVKNLVFENFNIQAGNDHSGVPTDMLSLNSTVKLLYRNPATFFGVHVTATPFELHYYRLQLASGEMKKFYQPRKSQRAAVTVVLGHQVPLYGGISAIPSVRDHHEKVAIPMNLTFVMRSRAYILGRLVKSKFYTRVRCSVTLRGSKLGKPHNLTHSCVYH